In one window of Mytilus trossulus isolate FHL-02 chromosome 7, PNRI_Mtr1.1.1.hap1, whole genome shotgun sequence DNA:
- the LOC134726958 gene encoding uncharacterized protein LOC134726958 has translation MYGVLCSETCDCNPDERCDNKVGCISKSTESTVSVNLSNETVTGKQTNTLKDRSSNFEWIIYTLCITGLTILTVMGNILHKKRKQRSLKLKINAEIDLESFQPTPCNGIYSEVDENPLRFDTTELNVALQASLRKSVNFVSQGRQSITTEIEDDETTGYLDVYFDMENDITRKKDEIPHESFPNISENSDVVGNDNKECHKPYTVLLDNRQGDSNACEVIATEHQCSENSSTSEKEATSNVYPDMFKTIQTDKQIQHQANANLLSPKITTVNEPALQEASPSVDKTCNLQDCTNKFVKSEKRIDSVCVIDSNEDKSLDVEKSKTL, from the exons ATGTATGGTGTTTTATGTAGTGAAACATGTGACTGTAATCCTGACGAGAG gTGCGATAATAAGGTGGGATGTATTTCAAAGAGCACAG AGAGCACAGTGTCAGTTAATCTTTCAAATGAAACAGTCACTGGAAAACAGACCAATACCTTGAAAGATA GAAGTTCAAACTTTGAATGgataatatatacattgtgtaTAACTGGGTTAACAATTTTGACGGTTATGGGTAacatattacataaaaaaagaaaacagcgATCACTTAAACTAAAAATCAATGCAGAAATTGATTTGGAATCGTTTCAACCGACCCCATGTAATGGCATCTATAGTGAGGTCGACGAAAACCCGTTAAGATTTGATACAACGGAACTGAATGTTGCATTACAAGCATCTTTAAGGAAATCTGTTAATTTCGTATCACAGGGGAGACAATCTATTACAACAGAAATCGAAGATGATGAAACGACCGGATACCTTGACGTATATTTCGATATGGAAAACGacattacaagaaaaaaagatgaaataccTCACGAAAGCTTTCcaaatatttcagaaaactCAGACGTTGTGGGAAATGACAATAAAGAATGTCACAAACCTTACACAGTACTTCTAGACAATCGCCAAGGAGACTCGAATGCGTGTGAAGTGATAGCTACGGAGCATCAATGTAGTGAAAATTCTTCAACGTCAGAAAAAGAAGCTACAAGTAATGTATATCCTGATATGTTCAAAACTATACAAACCgataaacaaatacaacacCAAGCGAACGCAAATCTGCTATCACCAAAAATTACTACAGTAAATGAACCAGCACTACAGGAAGCTAGTCCATCGGTAGACAAAACTTGTAATTTACAGGATTGCACAAACAAGTTTGTCAAATCGGAGAAAAGAATTGACAGTGTTTGTGTTATCGACTCCAACGAAGATAAATCGTTAGATGTAGAAAAGTCGAAAACACTTTGA